The Saccharomonospora cyanea NA-134 genome includes a region encoding these proteins:
- a CDS encoding phosphopantetheine-binding protein, whose product MTTEDVEKELLHYIREEFLWGDENNELTVTTPLLEWGIIDSLRTALLLTWARERYGVHVSPAEVNSRNFRNVRCIAALVTAEIDQHAGEEIVR is encoded by the coding sequence ATGACCACCGAGGACGTCGAGAAGGAACTGCTGCACTACATCCGGGAGGAGTTCCTCTGGGGCGACGAGAACAACGAACTGACCGTGACGACCCCGCTGCTCGAATGGGGAATCATCGACTCCCTCCGCACGGCCCTGCTGCTGACCTGGGCCCGGGAGAGGTACGGCGTGCACGTCTCGCCGGCCGAGGTCAACAGCCGGAACTTCCGCAACGTGCGGTGCATCGCCGCGCTCGTGACCGCAGAGATCGATCAGCACGCCGGTGAGGAGATCGTCCGATGA
- a CDS encoding amino acid adenylation domain-containing protein, with translation MSLHELVIDSARRYPDRPAIVFGDDTLTYRELDRAAEEFAARLAAAGVSRGDRVVLWADKSPAVVAAMQGVLRLGAVYVPLDGTAPVGRVAVVAGDCGAAAVCTDAGRRPTADEVLAPTTAVLDLDGGEEREAAVAPRVDAAVAPDDPAYVLYTSGSTGTPKGVCLSHRNAAAFVDWAVAELGLGPGDRLANHAPFAFDLSVLDLYGAFAVGASVHLIPREWAYAPHRLVDLLCGGTLTVWYSVPSALLLMMRDGGLLTRPAPPALRAVCFAGEPFPVDGVRALREWTGARLLNLYGPTETNVCTFHEVTATDLERDRPVPIGRACSGDTVWAALPDSSVAGPGQEGELLVAGPTVMRGYWGHPPQQGPYHTGDIVRVRPDGGFDYVGRRDHTVKVRGHRIELGEVEAALGSHPEVDDVAVVSVGEGLDAHLVAFVVPKPDARPGTLALRAHLAATVPSYAVVDHVHLVPDLPRTANGKADRAAMRRAHTESRARRDTSASTRDKATADKEGRGR, from the coding sequence GTGAGCCTGCACGAACTCGTCATCGACAGCGCGCGACGGTATCCCGACCGTCCCGCGATCGTGTTCGGCGATGACACGCTCACCTACCGGGAACTCGACCGGGCGGCCGAGGAGTTCGCGGCCAGGCTGGCCGCGGCCGGAGTGAGCAGGGGTGACCGGGTCGTCCTGTGGGCCGACAAGTCCCCCGCCGTCGTCGCCGCGATGCAGGGGGTGCTGCGTCTCGGTGCCGTGTACGTGCCCCTGGACGGCACCGCGCCCGTGGGCCGGGTGGCGGTGGTGGCCGGTGACTGTGGCGCCGCCGCCGTGTGCACCGACGCCGGCCGTCGCCCCACGGCGGACGAGGTGCTGGCCCCCACGACCGCGGTACTCGACCTCGACGGCGGGGAGGAGCGAGAAGCCGCGGTAGCGCCCCGCGTGGATGCCGCCGTCGCACCCGACGATCCGGCCTACGTGCTCTACACGTCCGGTTCCACCGGCACGCCCAAAGGCGTCTGTCTCAGCCACCGCAACGCGGCGGCGTTCGTGGACTGGGCCGTGGCCGAACTCGGGCTGGGCCCCGGCGACCGGCTCGCCAACCACGCCCCGTTCGCGTTCGACCTGTCGGTGCTCGACCTCTACGGCGCGTTCGCGGTGGGAGCCTCCGTGCACCTGATCCCCCGGGAGTGGGCCTACGCGCCCCATCGGCTGGTCGACCTGCTCTGCGGCGGCACGCTCACCGTCTGGTACTCCGTCCCGTCGGCCCTGCTCCTCATGATGCGCGACGGCGGCCTGCTCACCCGGCCCGCTCCCCCGGCGTTGCGGGCGGTGTGTTTCGCGGGCGAGCCGTTTCCCGTCGACGGCGTGCGTGCCCTGCGGGAATGGACCGGCGCCCGGCTGCTCAACCTGTACGGGCCCACCGAGACCAACGTGTGCACGTTCCACGAGGTGACGGCGACCGACCTGGAACGTGACCGGCCGGTGCCGATCGGACGCGCGTGTTCGGGCGACACCGTGTGGGCGGCCCTGCCCGACTCGTCGGTGGCCGGTCCGGGTCAGGAGGGCGAACTCCTCGTGGCCGGACCCACGGTGATGCGCGGGTACTGGGGGCATCCCCCGCAACAGGGGCCGTACCACACCGGGGACATCGTCCGCGTGCGCCCGGACGGCGGCTTCGACTACGTCGGCAGGCGCGACCACACGGTCAAGGTCCGGGGACACCGCATCGAACTCGGCGAGGTGGAGGCGGCGCTCGGCAGCCATCCCGAGGTGGACGACGTGGCCGTGGTGTCGGTGGGAGAGGGACTCGACGCCCACCTCGTGGCGTTCGTGGTGCCGAAGCCGGACGCCAGGCCCGGCACGCTCGCCCTGCGTGCCCACCTGGCCGCCACGGTGCCGTCGTACGCGGTCGTCGATCACGTGCACCTGGTGCCCGACCTGCCCCGCACCGCGAACGGCAAGGCCGACCGGGCCGCGATGCGACGCGCACACACCGAGTCGCGTGCCCGGCGCGACACCTCAGCGTCCACACGCGACAAGGCGACGGCAGACAAGGAAGGAAGAGGGCGATGA